In a genomic window of Aggregatimonas sangjinii:
- a CDS encoding DUF4255 domain-containing protein, whose translation MISKALSFIEEQTDLYLQGLLGASTQKYAVLGNIARIVDSGEGSETEDASGVIITLVNIEEDLISKNPDGVYRNVDQVVKTNPKILVNLYVLFSVNLNTYTTALSRISNVIQCFQSTNYFTQASFPSLDPGIEKLHLELYTMNFEQVNHLWSTLGGKYLPSVLYKMRMVVIADEANQVGGGLIREIQMEKNVLSGTLN comes from the coding sequence ATGATCAGTAAGGCGTTGTCCTTTATCGAAGAGCAGACCGATTTATACTTACAGGGTTTACTTGGCGCGTCAACACAGAAATATGCCGTACTAGGAAACATCGCCCGCATCGTTGATAGCGGGGAAGGTAGCGAAACGGAAGATGCTTCCGGTGTAATCATCACCCTGGTCAATATCGAGGAGGACCTCATTTCCAAAAACCCCGATGGGGTATACAGAAATGTGGACCAAGTTGTGAAGACCAATCCGAAAATATTGGTCAACCTTTACGTGCTGTTCTCCGTCAACCTGAACACCTACACGACTGCCTTAAGCAGAATCTCCAACGTCATACAGTGCTTTCAAAGCACTAATTATTTTACCCAAGCGAGTTTCCCTTCGCTAGACCCTGGCATCGAGAAATTGCATTTGGAACTCTATACTATGAATTTCGAACAGGTAAACCACTTGTGGAGCACCTTGGGCGGTAAATATTTGCCGTCCGTTCTCTATAAAATGCGAATGGTGGTCATAGCTGATGAAGCCAACCAAGTTGGTGGCGGCCTTATCAGGGAAATACAAATGGAAAAGAATGTCTTATCAGGCACCTTAAACTAA